In the Theobroma cacao cultivar B97-61/B2 chromosome 1, Criollo_cocoa_genome_V2, whole genome shotgun sequence genome, one interval contains:
- the LOC18611695 gene encoding 60S ribosomal protein L4: MAAAAVRPLVNVQTLEGDMATDAAPTAPLPDVMKAAIRPDVVSHVHDNISKNKRQPYAVSKRAGHQTSAESWGTGRAVSRIPRVPGGGTHRAGQGAFGNMCRGGRMFAPTKIWRRWHRKINVNLKRYAVVSAISASAIPSLVMARGHRIESVPELPLVISDSAEGVEKTSAAIKVLKQIGAYADVEKAKVSQAIRPGKGKMRNRRYISRKGPLIVYGTEGAKLVKAFRNIPGVEIANVERLNLLKLAPGGHLGRFVIWTKSAFEKLDSIYGTFDKPSEKKKGYVLPRPKMVNADLARIINSDEVQSVVKPIKKDVKRAPMKKNPLKNLNAMLKLNPYAKTARRMSLLAEAQRVKAKKEKLDKKRKPISKEEAVAIKSAGKAWYQTMISDSDYTEFENFSKWLGVSQ; this comes from the exons ATGGCAGCAGCGGCCGTTCGCCCACTCGTCAATGTCCAAACCTTAGAAGGAGACATGGCCACCGACGCCGCCCCGACAGCCCCTCTCCCCGACGTCATGAAGGCGGCCATCCGCCCCGACGTCGTCAGCCACGTCCACGACAACATCTCTAAAAACAAACGTCAACCTTACGCCGTCTCCAAACGCGCCGGTCATCAAACCTCCGCCGAATCCTGGGGTACCGGCCGTGCAGTCTCACGTATCCCACGTGTACCTGGTGGTGGAACCCACAGAGCAGGCCAAGGTGCTTTCGGTAACATGTGTCGTGGTGGCCGCATGTTTGCTCCAACCAAGATCTGGCGCCGTTGGCACCGGAAAATCAACGTTAACCTAAAACGGTACGCTGTCGTTTCGGCGATTTCTGCTTCGGCTATTCCTTCTCTTGTGATGGCGCGTGGACACCGTATCGAGTCGGTTCCGGAGCTTCCTCTTGTGATTTCGGATTCCGCTGAGGGCGTCGAGAAGACTTCGGCTGCTATTAAGGTCTTGAAACAGATCGGGGCTTATGCGGACGTCGAGAAGGCGAAAGTTAGCCAGGCCATTCGTCCCGGAAAGGGCAAAATGAGGAATCGCCGGTATATTTCTAGAAAGGGCCCATTGATTGTGTACGGTACTGAGGGAGCTAAGCTGGTAAAGGCATTCCGGAACATTCCTGGTGTTGAAATTGCTAATGTGGAAAGGCTGAATTTGCTCAAGCTTGCTCCCGGTGGTCATCTGGGACGTTTCGTGATCTGGACTAAATCAGCTTTTGAGAAGCTTGATTCGATCTACGGGACTTTTGATAAGCCTTCTGAGAAGAAGAAGGGGTACGTGCTGCCCCGTCCCAAGATGGTTAATGCTGATTTGGCTAGGATTATTAACTCTGATGAGGTCCAATCGGTTGTGAAGCCAATTAAGAAGGACGTGAAGAGGGCGCCAATGAAGAAGAACCCTCTTAAGAATTTGAATGCTATGCTGAAGCTTAACCCATATGCTAAAACTGCTAGGAGAATGTCTCTATTGGCTGAGGCTCAACGAGTGAAGGCCAAGAAGGAGAAGCTcgacaagaaaagaaaacccatCTCTAAG GAGGAGGCAGTTGCAATCAAGTCAGCAGGAAAGGCATGGTACCAGACAATGATCTCTGATAGTGACTACACAGAGTTTGAGAACTTCTCTAAGTGGCTTGGTGTATCCCAGTAA
- the LOC18611697 gene encoding probable ATP synthase 24 kDa subunit, mitochondrial, producing MAFSTRLVSKSRQLFGSQAIMRQEHAIPVRFYAKEAAPAALKGDQMLKDIFLEVKKKFETALGILKKEKITIDPDDPAAVSQYAKVMKTVREKADLFSESQRIQHTIQTRTQGIRDARTYLLTLQEIRIKRGLVDELGIEPMMMEALEKVEKQIKKPLMRDDKESMSLLMAEFDKINKKLGISRENLPKYEEELELKIAKAQLEELKKDALEAMETQKKREEFKDEPMPDVKSLDIRNFL from the exons ATGGCCTTCTCTACTCGTCTCGTCTCCAAATCTCGTCAg CTATTTGGTAGTCAAGCTATTATGCGACAGGAGCATGCCATTCCAGTCCGTTTTTATGCCAAAGAGGCTGCTCCCGCTGCACTTAAGGGAGATC agatGTTGAAAGACATCTTTTTGGAGGTTAAGAAGAAATTTGAGACAGCATTGGGAATACTTAAGAAGGAGAAGATCACTATTGACCCAGATGACCCAGCTGCTGTATCTCAGTATGCAAAGGTTATGAAGACAGTTAGAGAGAA GGCTGACTTGTTCTCAGAATCTCAACGGATCCAACACACCATCCAAACACGAACTCAAGGGATTCGCGATGCTCGGACATATTTATTGACACTGCAGGAAATAAGGATCAA GAGAGGACTTGTTGATGAACTTGGTATTGAGCCTATGATGATGGAGGCTTTggagaaagttgaaaaacaaaTCAAGAAGCCACTTATGAGGGATGATAAGGAATCAATGTCTCTTCTCATGGCAGAGTTTGACAAGATTAATAAgaa GCTTGGAATTTCGAGGGAAAATCTGCCTAAGTATGAGGAAGAGTTGGAGCTCAAAATCGCCAAGGCCCAATTGGAGGAGCTGAAGAAGGATGCCCTTGAAGCAATGGAAACACAAAAGAAGCG GGAGGAATTCAAGGATGAGCCAATGCCCGATGTTAAGTCTTTGGACATCCGGAACTTTCTCTGA